The following nucleotide sequence is from Methanolinea sp..
ACATTCACCGATGTTACCAGGATGACTGCGAGCGTGTTGTACGCTGCCCGGTCTGGCGTGAGGTGCCCGAAATTGATGACTGTATCTGCCGTGAAGAGGACCCCGATCTCCCTGCAGTACAGGTATACCTGGCCATGCAGGTGTCCACCAGGGCTTTCAAGCACTTCGAAGCGATACCTGCCGGCATCCACCATCCCGATAACAGGGAATCCTGCCCGGTAACCGAGCGGATCCGTGCTGAAGGGGATGAACCGTAGGGGCGGGGTGAACCGGGAGAAGAGGTTGATCATGGTCGTGTATATCTCTTCGAGGACCGATGTCTCGCTCCGCGATCCATAGGCGCGGTTTGCCGCCCGGATCACCTCCAGGGTCCCGGGGTGGAGCTGTGCCGGGACAGGGTATGCTCCGCCCGCACCGCAGTGGTCGGCATCACCGTGGGTGATGACCAGGGCCGATACCCTGCGGCTCCATCCTGGGATGAGCCCGTCGAGGAGCCGTACAATATCCTGCATATAAATACCGTAACCGGTATCCACCACGGTGATACCATCGGGCGTATCCATGAGGAAGATGTTCCCGCCACAGGGCGGCTGGATGCAGTGCAGGGTGAGATAGGGGGTCAGGGCCAGAGTCTGGATATCAGCATAGAAGCGATCACCGGTTGTCCCGGCAAGTGTTCTTCCTGTCTGGAGAAAGCTCTCGAAGATCGTCCTTGGGTCCTTGCCGAGATTCATCAGCTCCTGGACAGCATGGTTGATGTCTCCGAGGAACGAAAGGAGGAACGGTTCCTGTGAATCCCCGATTATTTCCCTGATCTGCTGGGCAAGGCGGAGATAGAAGACGGTATCGTCAAGCTTTTTCCCGGTACTGTCGTACTCGAGGATCTCAATCGGGTACCGTGATTTAAGGGTATCGAGGAGCCGCTCCGCAGCCGCATGTTCTTCAACGGACAGGGTAATGGTCATCCGGTCCGGATGCCGTCCCCGGTCGTCGAAATCTATGGCGCAGATGTTTGCCCGCGAAGAGGTGGTAACATCGAGAAAAGCGCAGAGTGCACCGGGTTCGTGGGGCAGGGGGAGGGAGAATCTGAGTACATGCAGGGGCTGGAGGGAATCCTGCAGGTACCCGAGTTCGGCAAGTCCATCCTCTATCCGGGCACAGGAATCATCGGGACAGGTTATTTCAAAGAATACGACACGGGGATCGATCCGCTGATCGAACTGGACGCGGTTGATATTACCCTGGTACCGGGTAATGAGGGCTACTGCGGAATGGAGTGCGCCGGGATCATTGGGCATTTTTGCGACGCAGGTATATTTTGCCATGGGATCCTCGCAAAAGAATAGATCTGCCGTAAAAGGACATCTTTGTTATCCCTAACCGGGAACCGGGCGGAGAGAACGGAGAGGGGGGAGGGAAGACCGCCCCGGCTACCCGTGACTGATCTCTTCGTGCTCGAGGAGGAGGGATCCGAAAATGATCTTTTCGAGCACCTGGGAGACGTATTTTATCTTCTGCGCCTGTTCCATGTCCATGTTCCGGTTGATATCCGAATAGACCTGGAGGCGAAGCAGGGCAAACCGGAGACGATCGAGATCCTCCTCGGAGAAGGCCATCGCCTTGCGGTAAATGAGCTCGAGAGAGGCCGGGAAGAGCTGGATATCGGCGAGGATTGCCAGGATGTCGTTATAAATATCGAGAGGGTCTCTGCCCCCCTCTATCACATCCCGGAGCCCCATTTCAGTCCTCAACCGCCCTGACGAGTTCTTCCATCACTGCATCCACGCTCTTCCAGGTAGGGCTGTCCTTGCTCCTGATGATAAAGGGACGGCCTTCATCACCGGCTTTCCTCATTTCCGGGTCGAACGGGATCGATCCCAGGAAGGGTACCCCCAGCTTATCGGCAATCTTCTTTCCGCCGCCACTGCCGTAGATGTCGATCTCCTTGTGGCAGTGTGGGCAGACCAGGGTACTCATGTTTTCGACGATCCCGATCACCGGGATGTCGAGCTTCTCGACGAATTTTGCTGCCTTGAGGGCATCCATGGTGGCGACATCCTGCGGTGTGGTGACGATGATCGCCCCGCGGACATTGGGCGCGAGCTGGATGATGGAGAGGGCTTCGTCTCCTGTTCCGGGTGGAAGGTCAACCACCAGGAAATCCAGTGAGCCCCAGTCCACTTCGGAAAGGAACTGGGAGATGGCGGTCATCTTCATCGGTCCACGCCAGATAACCGGTGTGCTGATATCAGGGAGAAGAAAACCCATGGAGACCACGGACAGGTTCCCGGTGACCTGTATCGGCTCGATCATGTTCCCGAGGGTGGTGAGTTTCTGGGTCTCGATACCGAGCATCTTCGGGAGGTTGGGGCCGTGGATATCGAGGTCCATCAATCCGGTCCTGTAGCCGTGAGCAGCCAGGGAAAATGCCAGGTTCACGGACACTGTCGATTTCCCAACGCCCCCCTTTCCGGAAAGCACGAGAATTACATGTTTCACATCGATATCTGCCTTCTTGGGAAGGCCTGCGGTCTTGCCTTTAGCCACATCGCAGGTCGCAGCACTAGGGCAGCTTTCGCACTGCTGGTCACATTCTTCAGGTGTGGGATTCTTCTTGTCAGCCATAAAAAGCCTCACTATTGCCTGTCATACTTTGTTGGGGGTATAAAAATAAAGATATATACCTGGGGGCAATACCACCCGCACCTCTGTAATTGTTCATCATCATTCCTGGTGCATATCAAGGACACGGTTGCAGAGACGATCTGCCCGCACGATGAGCGGGTGTTCCCGTGACACCGGCCGGAAGGTCACTCCCCGGAAATGCCGGGTGAGGGCCTGCGCCTCCTGGTAGAGAGGGCGCAATCGTGGCGAAGAGACCCGGTACGAACCGGTCATCTGCCGGACCATCAGCTCGCTGTCCGAATAGACCTCCAGGGACGTGGCTCCGAGGCGTCCAGCAGCAGTGAGCCCTGCGATGAGCGCCCGGTACTCGGCTTCGTTGTTCGTTCTCCTGCCAAGAAACCCTGAACCCTCTTCAACCACTTGGCCATCAATGGAAACCAGTACGTAGGCATACGCCGATGGTCCAGGGTTTCCCCGCGAAGCCCCGTCCGTGAAGCAGGCCAGAGTGCGGATGTTGTTTTGCTCCATCCTGCTCCAGCGTATCTTGCCATAGTATAATGGTTCTTTTCCCGGCCGGAAAGGAACGCCTAAATACCAGCCGGGGCGAATTCAGTCCATGGACAAGCTGGTCGTATCGCTCGATTTCCTTTCTTTTCCTCCCACCCATACCTGCGACGGGGGGAATGAATCCCCGCGTTTGCGGATAAAGGGGCTTGCGGCTGAATCGGTTGCCGTGATGGCCGTCAATCCTTTTCAGCGAACCTGCTGCTCGTTTTGTCCCTGGTTGATTTGGAACATCCCGCCCACCGGTGAAGTCCCCCGGGGGATCCCAAAAACCGGGACTGTGACCATGCCCGTTTCAGCGGTGCAGGGGCGTAACGACTTTGGAACTATCGGTTACGAAGGCCCGTGTCCCCCGCCCGGCTCGACCCACCGGTACACCTTCAAAGTATACGGCCTCGATACCCTCCTCGATCTCGGGCCTGGTGCAACCAAGGGCGACCTCGTCGGGGCGATGCTCGGCCATGTCTCCCAGTTCGGCGCCACAACGGCATTATATACGAGATAGCGACCCGGGCAGGACCCACGCTGAAAAACGGCTAAAAAAAGGTGACCGGGTTCAGTCAATATCGAGCTTCTTTTTTCCCAGCGCCTCGATATAGGGCAGTTCTTTTCCAACCTCGAAGAGTTGCGCTTTCTCGGGGGGGATCTCGACTTCGAAATTTGTGTAATCTTTCATGTCCATGAGGGTTGCCGTTGACCCGCTGACGGTGATAACCTGCCCGCTCTTCCGCTCGACAACCGGAACATAGGTCTTTGCAGAAACCGGCTGCACGATGGACCGTTTCACTCCGTCAAAGAGTCCGATGGCGTCGATCCGGGCTTTCGCCGCCCCGTGCTTACCGGGCTTCGAGATCGATATCCCGAGGATCTTGCAAGGTTCATCATCGATCACCACCCAACGGCCTTCTTTCAGCTTTCCCACTTCTGTCTGCTCTTTCATGGATCCACACTCATCATGAAGTATTTAATCTATCTGTATCGTATTAGATAAAATACACTCTACCGTTCACCCGGAATGCCAATGGACTTCTTCACCTGTTGCAATGAAATGGCCGACGCGGTTTCCGAGGCCATCGCTCCGCTCGTAGGTACTGTGAAAGGGGGAGTGAGAACCGGCATGGGGGCAGACGGTAGTCCGACACAGCTGATCGACCAGGTGGCAGAATCCTGCATCCTCGCGTACCTTGAAGAATGTCCCCTGGCGCGAACCCTCATCAGCGAGGAAGCGGGAAAGGTTAAACTTGACGGAGATGAAGGAACGCTTTTCCTGGACCCTGTTGACGGGACTTATAACGCAGTCGCAGGAATTCCCTTCTATGCGCTTTCCATCGCCTATGCAAAAGACGGCATAATCCGGGATGCATTTGTCCGTGACCTTGCAGGAGGGGAAACATTCAGTGCACAGAGAGGGAAGAAAGCATTTCTCGATGGAAAACCGATCACCGTGTCAACGACCATGGCTCTCGAACAGAGTGCGCTCTCGCTGTACGGGAGGAGGTTTGACCCGGCAGGGGTTCTCAGCCTTGGACAGAAAGTCCGCAGGTGGCGTCTCCTGGGGGCATCAGCACTCGAACTCTGTTACATCGGTTGCGGGAGGATCGATGGCTTCATCGACCTCCGCGGGACGCTGCGCGTGACGGATGCTGCAGCTGGAATGCTGGTCTGCACCGAAGCGGGAGGAGTGGTGAGCGATCTCGATGGAAAGCCCCTGGTATTTCCCGAGAAGGTGACCATCGGAAAATGCATGGTGGCGACAAACGGCGTGATGCACCAGAAGATCATCGAATATCTGAGGTAATGGCATGAAATTCCTGCTGGTCTCGCGGGTTGACAACCGCGAAGCGCTCTCGTTTACGGAGTCGCTGGGAACTAGGATGAAGGGTACCGGGCACAGGGTCTTTTTCGAGGAAGAGACTGCAGCAGCCATCGGCATAGCCGGGATCCCCTTCGCGGGGGCAGACCCCGACCTGGTTGTCATCGTCGGCGGTGATGGTACTATCCTGCTCACGGTGCAGAAGATGCCGCGGCAACTGCCCATCATCGGGATCAACTGGGGGGAGGTCGGTTTCCTTGCCGATGTGGAACCGGCTGACGCAGCGGATATCCTTCTCGAGATATCTGATGGTTTTTCAATCGAGCGGAGGATGCGGCTCTCGTTCATGGTCGAAGGGCGGCATGTCGGGGATGTCCTGAACGAGGCCCTGGTGGTGACCAGCCGGCCGGCAAAGATGCTCTCGTTCGGCGTAATCATCGATGGTGTCCTGTCCGAGCACTTCAGGGCTGATGGACTCCTCGTCAGCACGCCCACCGGTTCAACCGCGTATGCGATGAGTGCCGGCGGGCCGATCGTCGATCCCCGGATTGAAGGAGTGTTGCTGGTCCCTCTGGCGCCCTACATGCTCTCCTCGCGTCCCCATGTCATCAGCAGTGACCGGAACCTCGAAATCCGGCTGGAGAGCGCGAAACCGGCCACCATGGTCCTCGATGGACAGAGGAGTATCGACCTTGGTTGCCAGGCAACCATCGTGGTCCGAAAATCGCGTGAACCGGCCCTCATCGTCGACATCGGACGCAATTTCTTTGAAAAGGTGGACCAGAAACTCCGGCGGCTTTGACGGAATAGACGATTTTATCAGCTCTTTTGCAGAAGATCGGTTCATACAGAAGTGATGATCCCATGTTGGAGAAGACTGACTATGCCGGGGCATCAAAAGTGCTTAAGACTTCCCTTGCCCTGAAATCTTCCCCTGTCGCACTCCGGTTTATCCATGCGAAGGACGATATCCCGGACGGAATAGAGAAACTGGACAGGACAATCCGGCACTGCATGATGGTGACGTTGGCAGGAAAGGAAGGCAAGATTTTCTACACCACCGATGAGAACCACGAGTGCTACGGTGGTGCCTGGGCTCTCGGCCTCCGGGAGCTTTCCCAGAGCCTGAAGACCGGTGACTTCTACTTCAAGCTTGGCAAGTTCGAGAGTCCCCCGGCGTGCAGGCGCACGATTTCCAGTGTTCCACACCTGGAATCCGGCTTCACCCATGCCATTCTCTACGCACCGCTTGAAAAAACCCCATTTATTCCCCATGTCATACTCATGGTTGCGCCCCCCCGCGTGATGCTGAAACTCGCCCAGGCAACGCTCTACCGGCTGGGAGGAAGGATCAAATCGGAGTTTTCCGGAATCCAGTCGGTCTGTGCAGACGTCACTGCGCAGACCTATCTCTCCGGAAGACCGAACTACTCACTGGGGTGTGACGGTTCACGGAAGTACTCCGGCATCCAGGATGACGAGATGGTGGCTGGGTTCCCGGCAGAGATGCTTCCCGAAGTGGTGGAAGCGGTGCAGATCGTGACCGCCGCCCCGGGGTCAAAAAAATAATTCCCCCATTTTTACATCTCGGTCCGCCCGGCAACTACCACGGAGATGTTGTCCCTGCTCCGTGCCAGGGCCGCCTCGATGAGCGCATTACAGACAGAAGGGATCGGTTCCGTTGCAGCCACGGCGAAAATCTCGTCCTCGGTCAGGCCATCGAGCAGCCCATCCGAACAGACCAGTATCCGGGCATTTCCTACCTGTATGCTGGTGATGTCTGCCTCGTCTCCTTTACGCCCGATGATGCGGGTCACGATATTCCGGAGGGGGTGGTGCTCAGCTTCATCCCTTGAGAGGAGCCCTTCTTCCACGAGTTCCTGGACCCGTGAGTGATCGCGGGTCAGCCGTTCCAGCTCTTCTCCGATCAGGTAGGCACGGCTGTCTCCGACGTTCCCGATGGTGCAGCATCCTTCCCCGCTGATCAGGGCAGCGACGAGCGTAGTCCCCATTCCCCTCAGGCCTTCTTCCTGTTCGGATATGGCAATGACACGGTTGTTCGTCTCCCGGAAGGCCATCTTCATCAGGGCCTCGAGCGATGCCAGGTCAGGTTCCGGGAGATGCAGCAACTGGTCATGGACGATGCCGCAGAGCGTCCGGACCGCCAGGCTGCTTGCCACTTCCCCTGCCGGATGACCGCCAAGGCCATCGGCCACCGCGAGCAGCAGGAATGATCCCATCGGGTGAGAGATCCTGAGTATTTCGCAGGCATCTTCGTTTTCTTGCCTGATGCCGGTGACAGAACGGCTGCAGGCATGGAACTGGTTACTGTCCATAGGGTTTTCTGCTCCGGGGAGGCTGCACTCTACCTAAAGGTTAAACACTGTTCCTCTTTTATCCTTTTGAGACGCTCCTCTCCCCCGGGCGTCATTTCCGTAGCACCAGTATCCTCCGGACCAGGCTCCGGTGAACCCGCTGGGAATAGGTGGCGACCACCTCCATCAATTCACCGGCCTGCCGCGAGATATCGCGGTGCGTGACCACCACCGCTCTCCTCCCCGGCATGAGCACCCGCCGTATCTCTTCGAGCGTACCACTGTAGAGGGTATCAATGCTTCCGGCCGCGATCGAGACCGACTGGCCATAAGGAAGGTCGGTTGCCACAGCATGGATGCCGGAGCTTCGGACCGGGAGAGCAGTGGCATCGGCCCGGAAAAAGAACCCCCCCGGAACGTTCTTCCTGCTTCCTGCCACCATGAGCGGGTCGATGTCACTTCCTGCACCCTGTGCACCGACCAGTTCGGCCTCGAGCACCATCCCGCCGGTACCACAGAATGGATCGAGCAGGATCTCCCCTGCCTGGACCAGGGAAATATTGACCAGCGCCCTGGCCATCCGGGGCATCATGACCCCGGGGTGGAAGAATGCCCGATCCCCAGGCCGTCGGCGACCAAAGGAGCCGCGATCGATCCTCAGGATCAGCCTGCCGAGATACCACCGTTCCCCTGAGCATACCGCGCGGTACTCGGTGTCAGGATTTTCCAGCCGGACCCTGCCTCCAATGAGAGAACCCATCAGGCGTTCGAGTTCCGGGGCTGGTCCAGTCATGGTGCACCCTTCCATTTTTTTCACCCGGGCTGCATAGGTTCCCCCAGTGCAGAGGGCCAGGTCTTTCAGCAGGCGGGCAAATGCGCGGCTGTCGGCCTCGCATTCGCCGAGGTACTCGGAAACGGCATGGGTGAGGGAGAGCCGGGAGAGATTTCCGGGACTCTTGCAGTCCACGACTGCTACCTGCGGCCTCCGGTCGAGGATCTCACCGACAAGGCCCAGTTCCGCGAACGGTAGTCCCGGGTGCTCTCCCGAGAGCTCGGCAATCACCTTCATTTCCTGGTACTGGGTGAGGAACGCTCAAAATAGCTCGCAGCAGAAAAATAAGGCAGGAGCGAGGATACGAACAGACATGGCTTATTTCTTTCCCATGAAGCCTGAAAAAAACCCTTTTTTCTCCTGCCCGGCCCGGGATCCTTCTATCTCGAGGATCTTCTCGTAGAGCTCCCGGAGTTCGGGCGTTAGCTGGCGGGGGATCCGCACCTTCACCCGCACCAGGAGGTCGCCGGGTCTGCCTCTCCTCCGTACACCCTCTCCCGGGATCTTCAGGGCGGTGTCGTGCTGAATGCCCGGCGGAATGGTGAGCTCGATCGTTTTCCTGTCGAGAGTTTCCACGGATATTACCGATCCCGCTGCTGCCTGGGCAGGACTGATCTCGGCTTCCACCTCAAGATCGTCACCGTGACGGGTGAACCGGTCATGGGGTCTCACGATAATCTCGATGAAGAGATCGCCGCTTTCTGCTCCGAAATCTCCCGCTTCGCCATACCCCTCCATGCGCAGGCGCATCCCGGAATCGATGCCTGCAGGCACCCTGACCTGGACTTTCCTCCTGGCCTGGGTCACTCCTGTCCCGCGGCATTCAGGGCACCGCTTTTCGGGAACCTTGCCCAACCCCCGGCATTCAGGGCAGGTACTCATCCTGACAAACTGACCGAAGATGGTCTGGCTCATCTGGCGGAGCTGCCCGCTTCCCCCGCATGCCTTGCAGTTAACGCGTTTTTTCGTCTCGCTCCCCGTCCCTTCACAAACCGGGCAGGGTTCGGTGTGGGAGACCTCGATCTCCTTCTCCGTTCCGAAAACCGCGTCCTCGAGGCTAATCGTGAGCCTCATGAGGAGATCGGAGCCGGCCCGGGGTCCGGTCTGGCGCTGTCCGCCGAATCCTCCCCCAAAAAAATCGAAAATATCGCCGAACCCGGAAAAGTCGGCAGAAAACCCTCCAAAACCGCCTCCCCCCGCATACGATCCGCGGGAAGCGCTGGTATACCCTTCGTGACCTACGTGGTCGTACTGGGCGCGCTTCTGTGGGTCCGAGAGGACACTATAAGCCTCGTTGATCCGCTTGAATCGCTCTTCGGCGCCCGGTTCCTTGCAGATATCGGGATGGTATTTCCGGGCGAGGGTGCGATAGGCCTTCTTTATCTCTTTTTCATCGGCATTCTTCGGGATCCCCAGGATCTCGTAGTAGTCACCGGCGGCCATTGCCTCACTCGTCTTTCATGGTGTAATCAGCATCAACCACGGTGTCATCGTTTGCGCCAGCCGGGCCCGCTTCCCCTCCGGCCTTCGCCTGTTGTTCGGCCTGTACCTTCTGGTAGATCTTGGTGGTCACACCGTATACTGCTTCGGTGAGTGCCTCCATCTCTTTCCTGATCGCTTCACTGTTGTCCTCTTCGAGAGCCTTTCTAACGGCATCGATGCAGCCCTGGATCTTCTCCCGGTCACCTGTATCCATCTTGTCTCCGCTCTCCTTCAGCATCTTTTCGGCATTGAAGACTGCAGAGTCGGCCAGGTTCCGGAGCTCGATCTCCTCACGTTTTGCCTTGTCCTCGGACTCGAACTGTTTTGCAGCATCCACCATCCTCTTGATCTCGTCCTCCGAAAGTTTCCTGTCGCCCTTGATGGTGATGGCCTGCTCGTTCCCGGTCCCGAGATCCTTTGCCGAGACATGGATGATACCATTGGCATCGATATCGAACGTGACTTCGATCTGGGGTATTCCCCGTGGCGCGGGGGGAATCCCGGTCAGCTGGAACCTCCCGAGCGTGAAATTGTCCTTGGCGAGGGCCCGTTCTCCCTGGACGACATGGATCTCTACGCTGGTCTGGCCGTCGGCGGCGGTGCTGAAGATCTGGCCCTTCCGCGTGGGGATGGTAGTATTCCGATCGATGAGCTTGGTGGATATACCGCCGAGCGTTTCGATACCCAGGGTGAGCGGGGTCACGTCAAGGAGGACTATATCCTTTGTCTCTCCGGTCAGAACCCCTCCCTGGATAGCTGCTCCGAGCGCCACGCACTCGTCCGGATTGATGCCCTTGTCCGGATCCTTGCCAAGGATCTTCCTGATTGTCTCCTGGACGAGCGGCACCCGGGTTGATCCACCAACGAGCAGGACATGGTCGATCTGCTCCGGCTTCATCTTCGCATCGCTCAATGCCTGCCTGACAGGCTGCACGGTCAACTCAACAAGGTCACCGATGAGCTGCTCGAGTTTTGCCCGGGTAAGATCGATGTCCAGGAACTTGGGGCCCGAAGGAGTCGAAGTGATATAGGGCAGGTTGATGGTGGTCTTCATCGTCTGGGATAGCTCGATTTTGGCATTCTCGGCAGCATCCCGGAGCCGCTGCATGGCGATAGGGTCGGACTTCAGGTCGATACCTTCCTTCTTCCTGAACTCTTCGATCAGCCAGTCCATGACCCGCTGATCGAAATCATCACCGCCGAGATGATTGTTCCCGGACGTCGCTTTCACCTCGAAGACTCCGTCTCCGAGAGTGAGGATGGAGACGTCGAACGTCCCTCCGCCAAGATCGTAAACGAGCACGGTTGCATCATGTTCCTTGTCGATCCCATAGGCCAGCGCACTTGCGGTTGGTTCGTTGATGATCCTGAGCACCTCGAGTCCGGCAATCTTGCCGGCATCCTTGGTTGCCTGGCGCTGGGCATCGTTGAAGTATGCAGGAACGGTGATGACTGCCCTGGTAATCTTCTCCCCGAGGTAGGCTTCTGCATCGATCTTCATCTTCTGCAGTACCATCGCCGAGATCTCCTGGGGGGTGTATTGCTTGTCGTCGATCTTCACCTTTTCCGAAGAACCCATCCGCCGTTTTATGGAATGGATGGTGCGGGTCGGGTTGGTGATCGCCTGCCTTTTCGCCAGGCTCCCCACCAGGCGCTCGCCTTCCTTGGTAAACGCAACGACAGACGGAGTGGTTCTTCCACCCTCGGCGTTTGGTATCACGATGGGTTTTCCTGCCTCCATGATGGCCATGCAGGAGAACGTAGTCCCGAGATCGATTCCGAGCACTTTATCCTTTGACAAATCACTCACCTTCTTTTCCTTTCGAAACCGCCACCTTCGCGTAGCGGATTACCCGATCGTTCATGCAGTATCCCTGGCAGAACTCCTCGACGACAATCCCTTCATCGCAATCCGAGGGGATGGAGGCAACCGCTTCATGCTCGGCAGGGTTGAAAGGTTTACCCACCGATTCCAGCGGCCGGATGCCATGCCGTTCGAGGATGCTCCTGAAGAGCTTGTGGATCTGTACCAGCCCTTCCCGAGCTCCTGAATCTTTTTCTTTCAGGGCCCGTTCGAAATTGTCGATCACCTCTAGGAGCTCGGTGGCGAACTCTTCGATGGCAAACCTGACCCGGAGATCGAAATCCCGTTCCGTCCGTTTCCTGAAATTCTCAAAATCAGCAGCAAGACGAAGAAACCGATCGTTCAGTTCCTGGTACTCTTTCTGCAGCTCCCCAGGGGAGGGGGATGCAAGTTCAGGGGAAGATTCTTCGTTCATTTCCCGAACTGGCTCGATAAATTCCTCCTCTTTGTCCTGAGTCATAGGTCGATCAGATAATTATTGCATTGTAGTTCTATAAAATCATTTCTTTACATACCCGCCGGAAAACGACGGCTGGGAACGGTGGTCCCAGTGGTCCCACAACCAGCGTGGGGGGAAAAACCCTGGTTACCCTTCCTTTGCGGCGTGGGACATGTTCTCCCGGCACAGCTCCTGCATCTTGGGAGGGGGATGTTTCCATCTCCACAGCCCACAGCCGATAAACTCAGGGGGGAGGCCCTGCTTTCCCGCATACTCCTGCAGGACCGTGAGCCATCGGTGATGCAGGTCCGGATGAACGGTCCTCACCAGTTCAAACTCACTCTCCAGCATTGCCGGACACATCCAGCACCCTACGCGCTC
It contains:
- the dnaJ gene encoding molecular chaperone DnaJ; translation: MAAGDYYEILGIPKNADEKEIKKAYRTLARKYHPDICKEPGAEERFKRINEAYSVLSDPQKRAQYDHVGHEGYTSASRGSYAGGGGFGGFSADFSGFGDIFDFFGGGFGGQRQTGPRAGSDLLMRLTISLEDAVFGTEKEIEVSHTEPCPVCEGTGSETKKRVNCKACGGSGQLRQMSQTIFGQFVRMSTCPECRGLGKVPEKRCPECRGTGVTQARRKVQVRVPAGIDSGMRLRMEGYGEAGDFGAESGDLFIEIIVRPHDRFTRHGDDLEVEAEISPAQAAAGSVISVETLDRKTIELTIPPGIQHDTALKIPGEGVRRRGRPGDLLVRVKVRIPRQLTPELRELYEKILEIEGSRAGQEKKGFFSGFMGKK
- a CDS encoding YbhB/YbcL family Raf kinase inhibitor-like protein: MDKLVVSLDFLSFPPTHTCDGGNESPRLRIKGLAAESVAVMAVNPFQRTCCSFCPWLIWNIPPTGEVPRGIPKTGTVTMPVSAVQGRNDFGTIGYEGPCPPPGSTHRYTFKVYGLDTLLDLGPGATKGDLVGAMLGHVSQFGATTALYTR
- a CDS encoding bifunctional fructose-bisphosphatase/inositol-phosphate phosphatase, which encodes MDFFTCCNEMADAVSEAIAPLVGTVKGGVRTGMGADGSPTQLIDQVAESCILAYLEECPLARTLISEEAGKVKLDGDEGTLFLDPVDGTYNAVAGIPFYALSIAYAKDGIIRDAFVRDLAGGETFSAQRGKKAFLDGKPITVSTTMALEQSALSLYGRRFDPAGVLSLGQKVRRWRLLGASALELCYIGCGRIDGFIDLRGTLRVTDAAAGMLVCTEAGGVVSDLDGKPLVFPEKVTIGKCMVATNGVMHQKIIEYLR
- a CDS encoding RNA methyltransferase; the protein is MKVIAELSGEHPGLPFAELGLVGEILDRRPQVAVVDCKSPGNLSRLSLTHAVSEYLGECEADSRAFARLLKDLALCTGGTYAARVKKMEGCTMTGPAPELERLMGSLIGGRVRLENPDTEYRAVCSGERWYLGRLILRIDRGSFGRRRPGDRAFFHPGVMMPRMARALVNISLVQAGEILLDPFCGTGGMVLEAELVGAQGAGSDIDPLMVAGSRKNVPGGFFFRADATALPVRSSGIHAVATDLPYGQSVSIAAGSIDTLYSGTLEEIRRVLMPGRRAVVVTHRDISRQAGELMEVVATYSQRVHRSLVRRILVLRK
- a CDS encoding DUF169 domain-containing protein: MLEKTDYAGASKVLKTSLALKSSPVALRFIHAKDDIPDGIEKLDRTIRHCMMVTLAGKEGKIFYTTDENHECYGGAWALGLRELSQSLKTGDFYFKLGKFESPPACRRTISSVPHLESGFTHAILYAPLEKTPFIPHVILMVAPPRVMLKLAQATLYRLGGRIKSEFSGIQSVCADVTAQTYLSGRPNYSLGCDGSRKYSGIQDDEMVAGFPAEMLPEVVEAVQIVTAAPGSKK
- a CDS encoding MBL fold metallo-hydrolase; translated protein: MAKYTCVAKMPNDPGALHSAVALITRYQGNINRVQFDQRIDPRVVFFEITCPDDSCARIEDGLAELGYLQDSLQPLHVLRFSLPLPHEPGALCAFLDVTTSSRANICAIDFDDRGRHPDRMTITLSVEEHAAAERLLDTLKSRYPIEILEYDSTGKKLDDTVFYLRLAQQIREIIGDSQEPFLLSFLGDINHAVQELMNLGKDPRTIFESFLQTGRTLAGTTGDRFYADIQTLALTPYLTLHCIQPPCGGNIFLMDTPDGITVVDTGYGIYMQDIVRLLDGLIPGWSRRVSALVITHGDADHCGAGGAYPVPAQLHPGTLEVIRAANRAYGSRSETSVLEEIYTTMINLFSRFTPPLRFIPFSTDPLGYRAGFPVIGMVDAGRYRFEVLESPGGHLHGQVYLYCREIGVLFTADTVINFGHLTPDRAAYNTLAVILVTSVNVDSEVAKHERSRVLDLARESSGLYENGRTSCLLCCGHGPVSVLSGDKLVPFGDTRHYDPAG
- a CDS encoding serine/threonine-protein phosphatase, with amino-acid sequence MDSNQFHACSRSVTGIRQENEDACEILRISHPMGSFLLLAVADGLGGHPAGEVASSLAVRTLCGIVHDQLLHLPEPDLASLEALMKMAFRETNNRVIAISEQEEGLRGMGTTLVAALISGEGCCTIGNVGDSRAYLIGEELERLTRDHSRVQELVEEGLLSRDEAEHHPLRNIVTRIIGRKGDEADITSIQVGNARILVCSDGLLDGLTEDEIFAVAATEPIPSVCNALIEAALARSRDNISVVVAGRTEM
- a CDS encoding Mrp/NBP35 family ATP-binding protein translates to MADKKNPTPEECDQQCESCPSAATCDVAKGKTAGLPKKADIDVKHVILVLSGKGGVGKSTVSVNLAFSLAAHGYRTGLMDLDIHGPNLPKMLGIETQKLTTLGNMIEPIQVTGNLSVVSMGFLLPDISTPVIWRGPMKMTAISQFLSEVDWGSLDFLVVDLPPGTGDEALSIIQLAPNVRGAIIVTTPQDVATMDALKAAKFVEKLDIPVIGIVENMSTLVCPHCHKEIDIYGSGGGKKIADKLGVPFLGSIPFDPEMRKAGDEGRPFIIRSKDSPTWKSVDAVMEELVRAVED
- a CDS encoding ribonuclease HI family protein, with the translated sequence MEQNNIRTLACFTDGASRGNPGPSAYAYVLVSIDGQVVEEGSGFLGRRTNNEAEYRALIAGLTAAGRLGATSLEVYSDSELMVRQMTGSYRVSSPRLRPLYQEAQALTRHFRGVTFRPVSREHPLIVRADRLCNRVLDMHQE
- a CDS encoding NAD(+)/NADH kinase; the encoded protein is MKFLLVSRVDNREALSFTESLGTRMKGTGHRVFFEEETAAAIGIAGIPFAGADPDLVVIVGGDGTILLTVQKMPRQLPIIGINWGEVGFLADVEPADAADILLEISDGFSIERRMRLSFMVEGRHVGDVLNEALVVTSRPAKMLSFGVIIDGVLSEHFRADGLLVSTPTGSTAYAMSAGGPIVDPRIEGVLLVPLAPYMLSSRPHVISSDRNLEIRLESAKPATMVLDGQRSIDLGCQATIVVRKSREPALIVDIGRNFFEKVDQKLRRL
- a CDS encoding translation initiation factor IF-5A; this translates as MKEQTEVGKLKEGRWVVIDDEPCKILGISISKPGKHGAAKARIDAIGLFDGVKRSIVQPVSAKTYVPVVERKSGQVITVSGSTATLMDMKDYTNFEVEIPPEKAQLFEVGKELPYIEALGKKKLDID